Proteins found in one Zea mays cultivar B73 chromosome 1, Zm-B73-REFERENCE-NAM-5.0, whole genome shotgun sequence genomic segment:
- the LOC100126935 gene encoding 2,4-dichlorophenol 6-monooxygenase isoform X2: MPGDNFRREAATRGWLVEIIFIVICRLRCCAAGCPLTSRARFPSPPSLRIAAHHQHHSPDAAAAAAAAAPHPSPFPRAAAASVRASSSPQPRCRRVHQQKLLAPPPPPSSSSTGTLAHLHQVAAYSTTDAEGHTPPIESITSMPSITRGGRGGLFSTHRGALLWLRRCQSPLLSTLAGGGGRSDAPHLPVLIVGAGPVGLVLSFLLTKFGIKCAVIEKNVEFTRHPRAHFINNRTMEIFRKLDGLARDIERSQPPVDLWRKFVYCTSLSGSVLGSVDHMKQEDFDKVISPVSVAHFSQYKLVDLLLKKLEGIGFQTCFPSEIGNSTQDLVLESKILMGHKCTSLDQTDEGILVGASVNNGGMIIERKLHCGLLIGTDGARSTVRELAGISMEGERDLQKLVSVHFLSRDLGRYLSSQRPGMLFFIFNPGAIGVLVAHDLENGEFVLQVPFYPPQQMFEDFSAKVCEQIIFKLVGWEPADVHVLDIKPWAMHAEVAEKYICCNNRVILSGDAAHRFPPAGGFGMNTGVQDVHNLAWKLGLLLNGVASPSILQTYESERRPVAIFNTELSVENFKAAMSIPTTLGLDPTVANSVHQVINRSLGSIIPRNVQKAVLEGLFSLGRAQVSDYILNEKNPIGSLRLARLRSILDEGKSLQLQFPAEDLGFHYAEGALVVEASCEKTHEGEKLQHSKRASREYIPSAKVGSRLPHMLVREVPASSEGAFSTLDLVSGDKLEFVLIIAPVKESYEIARATLKIADELTLSARVCVMWPRGSTDAEVEESRSELTPWTNYIDVEEVPRVSGGSWWEMCRISRKSVLLVRPDEHIAWLTELDRVRDAESEIRRVFSHVLCLNSHRV, from the exons ATGCCCGGAGACAACTTTCGTAGGGAGGCGGCGACACGAGGATGGTTAGTAGAGATTATTTTTATAGTTATATGCCGCCTGCGCTGCTGCGCCGCCGGCTGCCCCCTCACCTCGCGTGCTCGATTCCCATCTCCCCCCTCCCTGCGCATAGCCGCACACCACCAACACCATTCAccagacgccgccgccgccgccgccgccgccgcccctcatcCCTCTCCCTTCCCGCGCGCGGCCGCCGCATCCGTCCGGGCCTCCTCGTCTCCCCAGCCCCGCTGCCGCCG GGTTCATCAGCAGAAGCTGCttgctccgccgccgccgccctcttcCTCCTCTACTGGTACGCTCGCTCACTTGCATCAG GTTGCAGCCTATTCCACCACCGACGCTGAAGGCCATACGCCCCCAATCGAATCGATCACATCTATGCCGTcgatcaccagaggtgggcgtggGGGGCTCTTCTCCACGCACCGGGGCGCGCTCTTGTGGCTCCGCCGTTGCCAAAGCCCACTCTTGTCGACACTAGCCGGCGGCGGAGGCCGGAGCGACGCGCCACATCTGCCCGTACTCATCGTCGGAGCTGGCCCTGTTGGGCTCGTCCTCTCATTCCTCCTCACCAAATTCG GGATCAAATGTGCGGTGATAGAGAAGAATGTGGAGTTCACTAGGCACCCACGAGCGCACTTCATCAACAACCGCACAATGGAG ATCTTCCGCAAGTTGGATGGCTTGGCCAGGGACATTGAGAGGTCCCAGCCACCAGTAGATTTGTGGAGGAAGTTCGTATACTGTACTTCACTCTCCGGTTCTGTCCTTGGATCGGTTGATCACATGAAACAGGAAG ATTTTGACAAGGTCATTAGTCCTGTATCCGTTGCACATTTCTCACAGTACAAGTTAGTTGATTTGCTACTCAAGAAGCTTGAAGGTATTGGTTTCCAGACATGCTTTCCCAGTGAGATTGGTAACTCAACACAAGATTTGGTACTGGAAAGCAAGATATTGATGGGACACAAGTGCACATCCCTTGATCAGACTGATGAGGGCATTCTGGTTGGAGCATCAGTTAACAATGGAGGGATGATAATAGAGAGAAAGCTACACTGTGGTCTTCTTATAGGGACAGATGGCGCAAGAAGTACAGTGCGTGAATTGGCAGGTATATCTATGGAAGGTGAAAGGGATTTGCAGAAACTGGTCAGTGTGCATTTTCTTAGCAGAGATCTAGGCAGGTATTTGTCCAGTCAGAGGCCAGGGATGCTGTTCTTCATTTTTAATCCAGGTGCAATTGGTGTACTAGTTGCACATGACCTAGAGAATGGGGAATTTGTATTGCAG GTTCCATTTTATCCTCCTCAGCAGATGTTTGAAGATTTTAGTGCTAAG GTATGCGAGCAAATTATTTTCAAATTAGTCGGATGGGAGCCAGCAGATGTTCATGTTTTAGACATAAAACCATGGGCAATGCATGCTGAAGTTGCAGAGAAGTACATCTGCTGCAATAATCGAGTAATCCTCTCTGGTGATGCCGCACACCGGTTTCCTCCTGCTGGTGGTTTTG GAATGAACACCGGTGTCCAGGATGTACATAATTTGGCTTGGAAATTGGGCTTACTGCTGAATGGTGTCGCCTCACCATCAATATTACAAACTTATGAGTCAGAGCGCCGGCCT GTTGCAATTTTCAATACCGAACTTAGCGTGGAGAATTTCAAGGCAGCTATGTCTATTCCTACAACCCTTGGCCTTGATCCAACTGTTGCAAACTCAG TGCATCAAGTTATAAATAGAAGCCTCGGATCAATCATTCCAAGAAATGTGCAGAAGGCAGTTCTAGAAGGATTGTTTTCTCTTGGTAGGGCACAAGTCTCAGACTATATCCTGAATGAGAAAAATCCCATTGGGTCGTTGAGACTAGCAAGATTGAGAAGTATTCTCGATGAAGGCAAAAGTCTTCAGCTGCAGTTCCCTGCAGAGGATCTTGGCTTCCA CTATGCAGAAGGTGCTCTAGTTGTTGAAGCTAGTTGTGAGAAGACTCATGAAGGAGAAAAACTACAGCATTCTAAGAGGGCATCAAGAGAGTACATCCCATCTGCTAAGGTTGGTTCGCGGCTTCCCCACATGCTAGTAAGAGAAGTGCCTGCTTCGAGTGAG GGCGCGTTCTCAACACTGGACCTAGTGAGTGGGGATAAACTCGAGTTTGTTCTCATCATTGCACCAGTGAAAGAGTCATATGAGATTGCCCGTGCCACCCTCAAGATAGCAGATGAGCTTACGCTATCAGCCAGAGTATGTGTAATGTGGCCACGAGGTTCGACTGATGCTGAAGTGGAAGAGAGCAGATCCGAGTTGACACCCTGGACAAACTACATCGATGTCGAGGAAGTGCCTAGGGTGTCGGGTGGTTCATGGTGGGAGATGTGTCGTATTAGTAGGAAGAGTGTCCTTTTGGTTAGGCCTGATGAGCACATAGCATGGCTAACAGAACTGGACAGGGTGAGGGATGCTGAGTCAGAAATTAGGAGGGTCTTCTCTCATGTTCTGTGCCTAAATAGCCACCGGGTGTAA
- the LOC100126935 gene encoding 2,4-dichlorophenol 6-monooxygenase isoform X6 yields the protein MPSITRGGRGGLFSTHRGALLWLRRCQSPLLSTLAGGGGRSDAPHLPVLIVGAGPVGLVLSFLLTKFGIKCAVIEKNVEFTRHPRAHFINNRTMEIFRKLDGLARDIERSQPPVDLWRKFVYCTSLSGSVLGSVDHMKQEDFDKVISPVSVAHFSQYKLVDLLLKKLEGIGFQTCFPSEIGNSTQDLVLESKILMGHKCTSLDQTDEGILVGASVNNGGMIIERKLHCGLLIGTDGARSTVRELAGISMEGERDLQKLVSVHFLSRDLGRYLSSQRPGMLFFIFNPGAIGVLVAHDLENGEFVLQVPFYPPQQMFEDFSAKVCEQIIFKLVGWEPADVHVLDIKPWAMHAEVAEKYICCNNRVILSGDAAHRFPPAGGFGMNTGVQDVHNLAWKLGLLLNGVASPSILQTYESERRPVAIFNTELSVENFKAAMSIPTTLGLDPTVANSVHQVINRSLGSIIPRNVQKAVLEGLFSLGRAQVSDYILNEKNPIGSLRLARLRSILDEGKSLQLQFPAEDLGFHYAEGALVVEASCEKTHEGEKLQHSKRASREYIPSAKVGSRLPHMLVREVPASSEGAFSTLDLVSGDKLEFVLIIAPVKESYEIARATLKIADELTLSARVCVMWPRGSTDAEVEESRSELTPWTNYIDVEEVPRVSGGSWWEMCRISRKSVLLVRPDEHIAWLTELDRVRDAESEIRRVFSHVLCLNSHRV from the exons ATGCCGTcgatcaccagaggtgggcgtggGGGGCTCTTCTCCACGCACCGGGGCGCGCTCTTGTGGCTCCGCCGTTGCCAAAGCCCACTCTTGTCGACACTAGCCGGCGGCGGAGGCCGGAGCGACGCGCCACATCTGCCCGTACTCATCGTCGGAGCTGGCCCTGTTGGGCTCGTCCTCTCATTCCTCCTCACCAAATTCG GGATCAAATGTGCGGTGATAGAGAAGAATGTGGAGTTCACTAGGCACCCACGAGCGCACTTCATCAACAACCGCACAATGGAG ATCTTCCGCAAGTTGGATGGCTTGGCCAGGGACATTGAGAGGTCCCAGCCACCAGTAGATTTGTGGAGGAAGTTCGTATACTGTACTTCACTCTCCGGTTCTGTCCTTGGATCGGTTGATCACATGAAACAGGAAG ATTTTGACAAGGTCATTAGTCCTGTATCCGTTGCACATTTCTCACAGTACAAGTTAGTTGATTTGCTACTCAAGAAGCTTGAAGGTATTGGTTTCCAGACATGCTTTCCCAGTGAGATTGGTAACTCAACACAAGATTTGGTACTGGAAAGCAAGATATTGATGGGACACAAGTGCACATCCCTTGATCAGACTGATGAGGGCATTCTGGTTGGAGCATCAGTTAACAATGGAGGGATGATAATAGAGAGAAAGCTACACTGTGGTCTTCTTATAGGGACAGATGGCGCAAGAAGTACAGTGCGTGAATTGGCAGGTATATCTATGGAAGGTGAAAGGGATTTGCAGAAACTGGTCAGTGTGCATTTTCTTAGCAGAGATCTAGGCAGGTATTTGTCCAGTCAGAGGCCAGGGATGCTGTTCTTCATTTTTAATCCAGGTGCAATTGGTGTACTAGTTGCACATGACCTAGAGAATGGGGAATTTGTATTGCAG GTTCCATTTTATCCTCCTCAGCAGATGTTTGAAGATTTTAGTGCTAAG GTATGCGAGCAAATTATTTTCAAATTAGTCGGATGGGAGCCAGCAGATGTTCATGTTTTAGACATAAAACCATGGGCAATGCATGCTGAAGTTGCAGAGAAGTACATCTGCTGCAATAATCGAGTAATCCTCTCTGGTGATGCCGCACACCGGTTTCCTCCTGCTGGTGGTTTTG GAATGAACACCGGTGTCCAGGATGTACATAATTTGGCTTGGAAATTGGGCTTACTGCTGAATGGTGTCGCCTCACCATCAATATTACAAACTTATGAGTCAGAGCGCCGGCCT GTTGCAATTTTCAATACCGAACTTAGCGTGGAGAATTTCAAGGCAGCTATGTCTATTCCTACAACCCTTGGCCTTGATCCAACTGTTGCAAACTCAG TGCATCAAGTTATAAATAGAAGCCTCGGATCAATCATTCCAAGAAATGTGCAGAAGGCAGTTCTAGAAGGATTGTTTTCTCTTGGTAGGGCACAAGTCTCAGACTATATCCTGAATGAGAAAAATCCCATTGGGTCGTTGAGACTAGCAAGATTGAGAAGTATTCTCGATGAAGGCAAAAGTCTTCAGCTGCAGTTCCCTGCAGAGGATCTTGGCTTCCA CTATGCAGAAGGTGCTCTAGTTGTTGAAGCTAGTTGTGAGAAGACTCATGAAGGAGAAAAACTACAGCATTCTAAGAGGGCATCAAGAGAGTACATCCCATCTGCTAAGGTTGGTTCGCGGCTTCCCCACATGCTAGTAAGAGAAGTGCCTGCTTCGAGTGAG GGCGCGTTCTCAACACTGGACCTAGTGAGTGGGGATAAACTCGAGTTTGTTCTCATCATTGCACCAGTGAAAGAGTCATATGAGATTGCCCGTGCCACCCTCAAGATAGCAGATGAGCTTACGCTATCAGCCAGAGTATGTGTAATGTGGCCACGAGGTTCGACTGATGCTGAAGTGGAAGAGAGCAGATCCGAGTTGACACCCTGGACAAACTACATCGATGTCGAGGAAGTGCCTAGGGTGTCGGGTGGTTCATGGTGGGAGATGTGTCGTATTAGTAGGAAGAGTGTCCTTTTGGTTAGGCCTGATGAGCACATAGCATGGCTAACAGAACTGGACAGGGTGAGGGATGCTGAGTCAGAAATTAGGAGGGTCTTCTCTCATGTTCTGTGCCTAAATAGCCACCGGGTGTAA